In Parageobacillus sp. KH3-4, the genomic window CGAACAAGCCATTCAGGTTGCCAATCACGAATATATCAGTAAAGAAGATTTAAACAATATTTTTAAAAATATAGATGACTACCACCAACCGGGTTATTCATTCATTGATTTAAATAAACCGTTGGCCGAGATCGAAAAGGATATTATTTGGAAAGTACTTCAAGAAGAGGAAATGAATCAGACAAAAGCAGCAAAAAGATTAGGAATCAACAGAAGTACATTATGGAGAAAACTGAAATAATGTTGCATAATGCAACATTATTTCAGTTTTTTATTTACAAACCAAAAATATTGTTGATAAATAAAACAAAATTAAATAAAATGAAAATGTAAACGATTTCTATATTCAGATTTTATAAAATTGTTTCATTTTTAAACATGAGTGTAAGGGGGAGAAGGAGAAATGAAAATCAAGGCAATGTTGGATCGTATCCCAGGCGGAATGATGATCGTTCCGCTAATCTTAGGGGCAATCATCAACACATTGTTTCCGACCGCATCGAAGACATTCGGTTCATTCACAGGTGCACTGCTGACAGGAGCGTTGCCAATCCTTGCTGTATTCTATGTGTGCATGGGGGCAACGATTGATTTTAAAGCCACTCCGTATATCCTTAAAAAAGGAGGCGCGTTACTCCTCAGCAAAGTAGGCATCGCAGCAGTGGTCGGGATCATTGCCGCCCAATTCCTCGGGGAAGGGATGATCAGCGGAGGGGTATTTGCAGGTTTGTCAGTGTTGGCGATCGTAGCAGCCATGAACGACACAAACGGCGGGTTGTACATGGCGTTGATGGGACAGTTTGGCAGAAAAGAGGACGTCGCGGCTTATTCGATCATGAGTTTGGAATCGGGGCCGTTCTTGACGATGGTAACACTTGGGATAGCAGGACTTTCCGCATTTCCTTGGCAAACTTTGGTAGGAGCGATTTTGCCGTTGGTAATCGGGATGATTCTTGGCAATTTGGATCGGGAGTTACGCGAATTTCTCGGCCGCGCAGTTCCAGTGTTAGTTCCATTTTTTGCGTTCGCACTAGGGGCTGGGCTAAACTTGCAGAACGTGTGGAAAGCTGGACTCGCAGGAATTTTGCTAGGAATCGCGGTCGTGCTCGTAACGGGTACGGTGCTTTGGGTAGTTGACCGGTTGACAGGCGGCAATGGAGTAGCCGGACTGGCGGCCGCTTCGACAGCCGGCAATGCAGCGGGTGTCCCTGCGGCAGTTGCAGCAGCCAACTC contains:
- a CDS encoding 2-keto-3-deoxygluconate permease, producing the protein MKIKAMLDRIPGGMMIVPLILGAIINTLFPTASKTFGSFTGALLTGALPILAVFYVCMGATIDFKATPYILKKGGALLLSKVGIAAVVGIIAAQFLGEGMISGGVFAGLSVLAIVAAMNDTNGGLYMALMGQFGRKEDVAAYSIMSLESGPFLTMVTLGIAGLSAFPWQTLVGAILPLVIGMILGNLDRELREFLGRAVPVLVPFFAFALGAGLNLQNVWKAGLAGILLGIAVVLVTGTVLWVVDRLTGGNGVAGLAAASTAGNAAGVPAAVAAANSAYAPVAPAATALVASCVIVTAILVPIVTAWWAKRVGAGDQANV